One Psilocybe cubensis strain MGC-MH-2018 chromosome 9, whole genome shotgun sequence genomic window, CCGATTTGCCTGTACAAATATCCACCGTGCCCATAGAGCATGCATGACCTTGTATTCATCCTTCACATCGTCGCTTTCCCAAATTTCGTCTTCGCGATCGATAATTTCCCATGACAGTACTCCGTATTCCGCGAGAGGCAAGGTACCCAAGAGGTCGAAGAGGTAGGGTCCCCCTGGACGGCAACTATACGTGATGGTAGCACCTGTGATGTGGCTTGGAACAGCCGCGATGCTTTCGTCGATGGCCGGACCACCACCGTCTCCTAGATGACTTGGAGACATTGGGAGGTAAGGGTATCGTGCGGCGGGCCCGAGAGGCGCGTCGGCGGGCGGAGGTGTCGGATAACGTGAAGTCGGCGATCGCGGGCGTGGCTCTTCCATTGGTCTCGAGGAACGGGGGTCTGCTGTGCGGACGGACGACGTTCCAGTCACTGAACGCGAGGGTGATACGCTCTCAGTCTCCGGGGTTCTTGTTACAGAAGCAGAAGTAGAATCTTGCAAGGTCGCCGACTCCGATTGTGATATAGAATCTCGACTCGGCGACGATGTCGTATCTTGTACGTCCACCTCATAAGACACCGAGCTTTCTACTCGCTCACGCTTTGTGGCTACACTCCCTGTCTTTGCCCAGATAGGTTTGATTACTGTATTACTTTGCAACTTTGCTGACTTTCTCGCAATCGGTTTCAGATCAGGTCGAATCTCAATGTGCGCTGGCACAGACGGGGACCGTGCGGTAGATGAAAGCCTGGCAGATGGTGGGGGCGACAAAGTGACAAAGGGGAATATTCCACTGTCGTCAGGACGGACATCATCTTGTGTAGCGGATGTCGACTGCGATGGGTTTGTCTGCGGCTCAGGTTCGGGCGCGGGTTCTGGGATTACGATCTGTAATTTCCACTCATATTCCTGCAACAAAGAATAATCAGACCCGTGTCATGAAAATAGCTAGCAAGGCGCACATACGCGGGTGTCATTTCCATCTACATCTGCCACCCACTCGTGATACACTTCTTCATGATCCCATGCCAAGTGACAATCTAACATCTCCCGAGTGTTGAAtcccttttcttctcctgatTCATCACGGTGGAAGAGATCGCATATGGGACACAGCCATTCGTCCACACCAGCCTTGTATACTCCACTGCCTGCAGTATCGTAGGTAACTTGCATCCGCATCTTCCTTCTAGTCCGCGAGTCTTGATTTTCAGGATATATTGGGATGTTGAGTGTACGACATCGCTCTAAGAACCCCACGCACACGTTTCGTCGAAGGAATGGAAGCTGGTTGGTAGCTCGCATGCGTGAAGTCGACAGAGAAAGAGCCTCGACTGCGGACACCAGCGCCTCTGAGGGATGGTACTCTCCGTCTgaatcttcatcgtcatcgtcgtcgtatAATGTAGCTTCTTCTTGCTGCTCTCGTTTGACGGGAAGGGGCAAAGGCGCAGTGATCATCTTCTCTTCGTCGAATGGGAGAATTTCGATGGTTCTGCGGGCATCGCCCATAACGATGTCGCCATCCGTGTCGCGTCGAGGGTGAGGATTGTACTGGTCCGGATCGagttcgtcttcttcttcctcatcttcctcctcctcctcctctggtacctcctcctcttcttcacgAGGAGATTCTACGTCACCATTGTCAGAGTTGGATTCTGTAGATTTTGactcggattcggattcgtCAGAGGATCCCACTGCAGATCGCCTCTTACGCGCTGCATTGAAAGGGTTGCCTCGAGTAGGACCTGAGGTACTTCTGCAAAGTTAATTATGTCAGATAGATCGCATAGTGTAGATGAAAATTTAtttgaaaagaaactttGCCAGTTGTCGTAGGAAAGCACTGCATTAAAACTTACTTGACAAAGGACTTTTTGGCTACCGGTCTGTacctctcttcttcttcatcctcctcttcttcatcttcgttaTCACTAGGCCGCTCCTGGACTggctcttcgtcgtctgaaAGTTCATCGACAACGATTTCATCTCCGACTTGCAACCGCAGCCTAGGCGCAATGTGCGCAGTTTTACGGCCTATATCATTCACATCCAAAACTAACTCATCtccccctccaccaccaccgccccttcttcctcttccaccacTTGGACGAGATCCAcctccttcatctcctcCACCCCAACTGACTGTAGTCCTCCGCGCCGCAGACGCCCGCTTGGTAAATCCAACCATATTCCCCGATCTATCGCGCTTGTGAGCGAGCATCCGCTGCTCAAACGCATCATCCAGCTGCTGCCAAAGAGGCCCCGCGGATTTATACTGCTTGACAGTGTACAGGTCTGCCGACAACGAGCTTGCGGTCGTCGTGACCGTGTTCGGATCCGCGGTCTTCCTTGCTGGTtgcgactgcgactgcgatTGGGATGGCGATGCTGTTATGATGGCACGGTTTTGTTGAGTCGGGAGGAGTTTACTGCGCGATGTCTTTTTGCTGGATACTAAAGCTGCTGATAGACGGGGGCGTTGGGGTTGATAAGCTCGTCCAAGAGGCACAGCGTCACTGGGTATCGCAGTTTTCTATAAATTTGAATGATGATATATTGTTAAGGTTGATTTGAAAGGAGGTATATAAATGGGGAGAGACGCACGGTAGCCCTTGTATTCTTGACCGATGTCAATCCCTGCGACCGACTGGGTGTACCTTGAAGGGTAGAGCTTACGCTACGGGAGCTGGAAGCAAGAGTGGATGAACCAGCCGATAATGTCGACGCCCTTCGAGACGAGTCGATATAGTTGCGGGCCACGGGAGTTTTCGACGACGTTGCGCGATTCTCAGGAGTTCTGGCATGCGCTGGGACATCTGGAACACGAAAAACAGGCTCAGATCTTACGGAGGTCTTGCGTATGATGGTTGGTTTGGTGTGACTTGAGCTGGGAGTCGCTCTTCCCGTAGATGATGAGTGCTGACGGTCATTTTGGTCTACAGTATCCCTTGTGTGATCACTTGTGGCTGCTTCAATAGACACCTAGATATCAAATCTGTATGGAGAACATTCTAATAGACAATCGTACAAGTTCCCGGTCTCTTTCGCGGATCGTTACTGCTCGACATGGTTGATTGAACTGAGGATGATCTTGGTCATAACCTGGCCCTATTAATAAATATAAATATTCATTGAAACTGAATTTAGATGATGTAGATACCCAAATCTGTCTGATGGACGGTCAGGGTGAAGACTATTACTGTGATGATGGAGGTAGATAAACAAGAACCGTTGAGCGCTTGCGGAGGCGATTAAGGGGCGATTGTATACCCGTGACCAATTTTACGCGTTTAGGGGCTACTTATGGGCTGACCTTGTACGATTTAAACTGACGACTAGCTATGGTACGCTACTAAACCTCTGTCATTATCTTCTTTAAAGCCTGATCATTATTTCAAGCCAGTTTTAGCAAACCCTAACCCATTCGATTACTGGTATCACAGTAACCAATGTGCCAACAGACGTGAAAACTGTTTCCCATATTTCACGGACGAAATGCGACGTTCAATGTTCCTATCTCCCAACGCAGCTCCAAAGTACCAACTACAGCACGAAAGATGATTCAAAAGCTCTAAAGTACAAATCCGACAATGATATTTTTTCCAAGTACATTTTACAATTGAATTGAATCTATCAAAAAGAGAGCAAAAAGAGAGTCATAACATGCAAAATCAagacaaagcaaaaaaatgaatcaatgaaaagatgaaaagatgACATAAAACAAATGCGATGGATGTATGGGTGTATAGATGAATTGGATctaaaaatgcaaaaaactCGACTGCAAATGCGACTGAAAAAAGAtttaaaaaaaatacaacTGCCAACCAGCATCACAAATTTCTCAATGAaaccaagaaagaaaaaaaggtgcCTTGTGGGTAAACGTGTAAACTaatactactactactataATGTGACAAAGACGACAGAGACCaagacaaaagaaaaattgatACACGATACGATACGATGTAAGATGAAATGGCGGGACGGAGAGGTAGGTAAGTCTGCGCAGGCAGGAAAAGGGATAAAGGGATGAAAAGGATGCAAGTTGAAAACCAAGGACTGCAAAAAATGCAAGAATGTGGTAAGAAGGTCAAGAAAAACGGTATGTATCATTCCATCTCTCAGAGATCCTCTCCTCTCCAATctccaccaaaaaaacaagggTCGTAATCCACCCCAAGAATGAAagaaacccaaaaaaaagtatGATATGTATAAcagcaagaagaaaaaaagcagaCCTCCAAACTCATTCCTCACCGCTCCTGGCCTAACCTCGCACACCACACCTATCCATAATTCAACGCATCCCCACTCGACGACGGCGGAGGAGGTGGCGCTCGATTTCGATCGTAATCCCTCCCACCATCCCTATCTCTATTCGGAATACCCATCGCAACACCCCCACTAACAGGTCCACCCACAGGCTTCGGCGGCAACCCAGGGTTCAACGGCAGCttgcctcctcctcctccaccaccaccaccacgacTGGTCCACTCTCTCCGCTGCCCCTGCCCCGGCCCTGGACCTCTCGCACCTTGACCTGGAGGCGGACCAAACCCAGGCGGTACCGCCATCGGCATCGATCCCGGCCCCGCCATCGGATGACGAGGGAGCGCAaaaggcggcggcggcacaCCTCCAGGGCCACCTCCTGGATACATCGGATGAGGCGcattccccatccccatccccccTCCCGGCCTATtcacattcgcattcgcattcgcaccACCCGCGCCCCTATTATACGCGCTCACAAAGTTGTTGAGCCGAGTATCCCCTGGCGGCGGTGGCTGGTGATAGTTGTGATGTTGCCCATGACTCTGTCCATGCCCGTGCGCAGCGAACTTGAGGCCGTGGATCTGGTCGTAAGTCGGATGGGGCATATTCGATCCGTACGGCGGGCGGTTTCCTCTTCTGTCCatcccaccaccgccaccacctgggccaccaacacccacaccacctGGGCCCCCGaacggctgctgctgttggggCGGCGGGAACCCCCTCGGCGGGCCATTCCTGTTAAACGGTGGGTTCCCAGGAGGCCTCTGCTGGTTCGGATGGAGGATGCCCGGAGGTGGGCCTTGATGTATTGGCTGATGATTCCTGTGCCCGCGCTTATCGAATTCGTGAGAGGCTTCGTATGTGGGCAACCTTCATAACACCATGAGTTAAACAAATCAGAAAAGTGGTTGAAGAGACTGACGTCTTTGGATCAGCGGGTAACGGATCTGTCCAGAAGTAATCATGTTCCAGCGCTTGGGCGGCTGTAAGCCTTCCCTTCGgattcaacatcaacaacttATCCAATAGATCCACCGTCTCCGGTCCAACACTGAAACGCAAAAAGTCCATGCCTTCGTTAGTAAAAATAATAAAACATAAAGGCAACTCGCACCTCTCGTATGTCTGCCTCAACCTCCTCGGCTGACTATTAAACCTCGTCACACCCTCACATCCAGGAAGCAAGTCGTAATTCGGCCAGTTGTGCTGATTCGGCGCTCCACAAAGATTCCATATCTTTTCGAGCTGGTCAAGATCCGAAGTACCCGGCAAAATAGGTCTTCGAGTGAACATTTCTCCCAACACACACCTTTGCAAAACGTTCAGTTGTAGCTCATTGACGCATAAGTAGACGTAGAAGACTGACCCAATACCCCAAATATCAACCTCCCCACCATAATGTCTCGCACCCAACAGGAGCTCAGGGGGTCGATACCACCTCGTCACCACACAGTTCGTGTACTTTCTCTCCCGACTCCGATGTCCACTACCATCCGCCgccgatgaagaagaggaaggaagggGATTCGAAGCGCCAGAGTGAAACGACCGCGCCAATCCAAAGTCCGCGATGCGCAGTGTACCATCATTCGAGATGAGGAGGTTCGCGGCTTTCATGTCGCGGTGCAATATATGGTTCTGATTATTATGGGTGTGTGATTAGAAATGGTAGGTAGGATTAAAAATAGTGAACGTACCCGATGCATGTATTCCGTCCCTTCCAAAAGCTGCTTCATGTACAGCTTGATATGGCTCGGTTGTAGTTTCACACGTTCGTTTTCAAGGAGCCCCGCGAGATCGTGGTCCATGTACGGAAACACCATATAAACTGACAGAGGATCTTTATCCGAACCTAAAAGAAAATCAGTTGATAAACTGTGGGTGATGTGAAAGATAGCTCACTTCGAACGACGAACATATCCAAGATGCTGATGATACTTGGATGTTTCAACGCTTTCAGAATCTTGATCTCGCGGAGGGCGGTAACAGGCATGCCTTCCTTCTCGTTGTGCATCAAAATCCGCTTCAGTGCAACCACGACACCCGTAGATTTTTGAATAGCCTTATGTACCTCCCTAATAATCCATCAGTTCATCTGTAAAGATAGCGACTCATAACACATACCCGAATGTTCCTTCACCCAATTTAGTCGTCGCCTCGTAATCAGACTGCTGCCCGCACCCCGCAAACCCATGTCCATACGCCTGCACCTCCAACTTGCCCGGCCTTCTCATCACATTTCTCCTCTTGATCAAAGCGACCTTGGGGCGTTCAGGTTCCTTAGGGCGTTCCGTCACTTCACCCTGCTCTTTCCGCTGCGTCTGCGAAGTCGATGTATCCCTCCGATCGGGTCCACGCGCCATCGCTTTGGCCGTCGAGCCGGACGGAACATTCAAGGGTGGCGGCGAGTGTCGATCAGACGGTGCATCCGGTCTTTGTATTGCAGGTTTTGCGTATGGCATCGGGCGGTCTTTCAGTCGCATATCTGGAGGTGGTGCAGGCGGaggagatgatgatgggGGTCGTGGGCCGTCGTCaactggaggtggaggtggtgctGGGGGAGGACATGAGGGAGGAACTGGGGTGTCGGAAGGGGGCGGCGGTGGAGGAAGGCTTGGGgcaggtggaggaggaggagggttggACACAGAAGGTCGACTTGCAGGCgggggtggcggcggcggcgaagaaggcggtggcggtgggCTTGGTTGGGCAGAACGGCTGGGACCAGGAGAGGGCGCGCGAGGAGAAACGGGGCGGTATGTGTCAGTGGCGTGGCGGTTGTCGTACCGGCGTTCGTTGTACCCTCGTCGGTCTTGGTAGGTGTCGCCCCGGTGTGTCCACGCACGGCTGTCCTGGCGATGTTCACCGCGGTAGTGGTGGCGGTCGTCTCTGTATCGTCGAGAGTAGTCATCCCGCCGCGCGTAGTCGtctctgcttctgctgcgACTCCGACTTTTGCTCCTGCTGCCTCTGTCGTATCGTCCCCGCTCCCGAGAGCGTTCGCGGGGGTTGTTGAGAGGGCTAAAGTTGCTGGTTTCTACAGGTCTATGCCTGGTGTCTCTATGCTGGGGACTGGGGGAGCGGCGTCTAGGAGGGGAATAATGGGATGGCGACCGCCGACTCCGATCTCGGTGGTCTCTGCCATTGTCACGAGGAGCCGCAAAATGGCTTCCACCAGGCAGTGGCGCCATTCTGGAAAGCAGAGAGCCCGGCTGGACAGTCAAATTAGGCTCCCAGTGGTCTCCATTCTGCCTTGCATTGTGTCGAGGATTCTGCTTGAACATATCGTCCTTCTTTTTCGCCTGTTTTTCTTCCAGTGCCTCGAACACATTCAACGGTTTTCCCTGCGAATCTCCTGTCACTCCTCCAGCACCATTTCTCGGGGCGTCCGTTTTCTTCTTAAAGGGAAATGGAATATTTTTGCTGCTTGTCGTAGCTGGTTTTTGAGGTAATGAAATAGGCTGGATTATGGGCTTCGTAACCGGTGGCGGGTTGTCGTCGACCTCGCCCTCTTCCGGAGAGGATGTGATAGTCCGCTTGCCATATCGTGCGGGCTCTGGGGATCGTGAGGCAGGCCTCTTGCGCGACTGTGGCGAGACCATGGCCTGCGGCGCCAAAACTTGGAGGACGTCGTGGTTTAAGGAGGAAATGCTGACATAATCGGCAGTGGGCACTTATGATCATCGCCGTTGGCCGATGATGGTTCCCCAGGCCGGATCCTCCCAGGTCACCGTCACCATTACAACCTTTTTGTCTCTCCACTTTATTCAAAGTCGTGTTAACTATTCAAACTTATGGCTACCTTACAGCGCAACCTCAAGGGGCACTGCTTTTGcaatgtgattcacatcaaTGTGGGCTATAAATCCTGTATGCCTCGATGAAATCGATGTATCATCCAATCAAGCGGTTCAAACTTTGTCCGCAAACGCTTCACTTGCGTCTTCAGATGCCTTGCCTACACAATTACACCATAACAGCAACAATTCTTTGAGCATATATGCGTCTCCGAGTCTAGCCTCCAATACTAGCGAGATGTATGCAACAAAAGTACAAGAAGTAAGTCTCATATTCACCAGTTGTACCCTTTAGATTAAAATGGATCGCGTTACTTTCAGTCTAGCTCCCTCCCCCGACCCAGACCGTTCCTCGCATATTCTCATCCTGATTCTTTGTATTTTTGCACACACACAGCTTTGCCTATCGATGCACTGCGCTATT contains:
- a CDS encoding putative cyclin-dependent kinase 9, which encodes MVSPQSRKRPASRSPEPARYGKRTITSSPEEGEVDDNPPPVTKPIIQPISLPQKPATTSSKNIPFPFKKKTDAPRNGAGGVTGDSQGKPLNVFEALEEKQAKKKDDMFKQNPRHNARQNGDHWEPNLTVQPGSLLSRMAPLPGGSHFAAPRDNGRDHRDRSRRSPSHYSPPRRRSPSPQHRDTRHRPVETSNFSPLNNPRERSRERGRYDRGSRSKSRSRSRSRDDYARRDDYSRRYRDDRHHYRGEHRQDSRAWTHRGDTYQDRRGYNERRYDNRHATDTYRPVSPRAPSPGPSRSAQPSPPPPPSSPPPPPPPASRPSVSNPPPPPPAPSLPPPPPPSDTPVPPSCPPPAPPPPPVDDGPRPPSSSPPPAPPPDMRLKDRPMPYAKPAIQRPDAPSDRHSPPPLNVPSGSTAKAMARGPDRRDTSTSQTQRKEQGEVTERPKEPERPKVALIKRRNVMRRPGKLEVQAYGHGFAGCGQQSDYEATTKLGEGTFGEVHKAIQKSTGVVVALKRILMHNEKEGMPVTALREIKILKALKHPSIISILDMFVVRSSDKDPLSVYMVFPYMDHDLAGLLENERVKLQPSHIKLYMKQLLEGTEYMHRNHILHRDMKAANLLISNDGTLRIADFGLARSFHSGASNPLPSSSSSAADGSGHRSRERKYTNCVVTRWYRPPELLLGARHYGGEVDIWGIGCVLGEMFTRRPILPGTSDLDQLEKIWNLCGAPNQHNWPNYDLLPGCEGVTRFNSQPRRLRQTYESVGPETVDLLDKLLMLNPKGRLTAAQALEHDYFWTDPLPADPKTLPTYEASHEFDKRGHRNHQPIHQGPPPGILHPNQQRPPGNPPFNRNGPPRGFPPPQQQQPFGGPGGVGVGGPGGGGGGMDRRGNRPPYGSNMPHPTYDQIHGLKFAAHGHGQSHGQHHNYHQPPPPGDTRLNNFVSAYNRGAGGANANANVNRPGGGMGMGNAPHPMYPGGGPGGVPPPPFALPRHPMAGPGSMPMAVPPGFGPPPGQGARGPGPGQGQRREWTSRGGGGGGGGGKLPLNPGLPPKPVGGPVSGGVAMGIPNRDRDGGRDYDRNRAPPPPPSSSGDALNYG